In Schistocerca serialis cubense isolate TAMUIC-IGC-003099 chromosome 3, iqSchSeri2.2, whole genome shotgun sequence, the following proteins share a genomic window:
- the LOC126471119 gene encoding uncharacterized protein LOC126471119, which produces MWLLIAACLLAAGVRGLQAGSTQALYGASPGQYVLRSQEPQPQPQPQPQAQPQQALQQLPPEYLGLLQQLVAQPQQQPQQAPPAAAVQQQQQPGLRQIVITRTPEANAVQYTAAQAHQAQQQAQVQPQPQAQPSPQARLQLVAAEPTIAAQYYSAQTEAQAQAQAQAQAQAQAQAQAQAQAQAQAQAQAQAQAQAQAQAQLQPQPQPQQQLLTQQQLQQHVLTQAQALPQQQLVVATSPRSVALVPQQLTPSRAHSVHEARLRASLAGEDPNAAVQQLIVATPTPTQTQYEGAQVAQFLALSQRQQAQEQQQQQLLQQQQQQQQQLQQQQLQQLAPQQAVQQVAIQQSHAGLAEQRQQAALRQAQQPQIVYQSVEDQQAVLQAARQQSAQQHTAVQQADRQQAALREAQQQAALREAQQQAALREAQQQAALREAQQQAALREAQQQAALREAQQQAALREAQQQAAQQEAQQQAALREAQQQAALREAQQQAALRESQRYRPVQQVEQQAVVREPQSYQEYEQQQDSQTQIPVLQQTRRPAPEQYLRETTRPHQARRPQAFSRTRQRITTPPPIHDEEVINSLLGQAPETRTIYQSTARPSYFEQTTQPSQSSVFESTASGRQRSQRPTAALDNGQPAEPEGGNSLPVVRLPTPDGQRPLTHSELQALVDAGFKVAPVAESDTPAPNPVYYQPQQQLTSTKRQRSYATPTPPAQSVGQERSKSRRIQRPQRPQRPHSAAPATRLQDEYLSSFPSPSPTAGRPVYEDTRTQRPVYQEIVTQAPVYQESPTAQPTYQELTTVRPVYQEPTTASSAYQEIETPQIIFQEDLKGRQIYHDAQTLQQQRPTYNPQPVVPEAAPAPVQYVAATTAAPATVAALKDPYQAVQEHLRAQQRTQASAPRRFQQQQQLVQQQEQQQHQQQQQQNRYDQQQFLEQDQEQQQRPELDYRFAEVAAAPIVVEEPATVAPPPATRGRRPYHARSRLRARQQHPPGDGYSGQDYDAEAYSAARRVRGRRPLPADRS; this is translated from the exons AACTCCTGAAGCAAATGCTGTGCAGTATACAGCTGCACAAGCACACCAAGCTCAGCAGCAGGCACAGGTGCAACCACAGCCTCAGGCTCAACCGAGCCCACAAGCCAGGCTACAGCTGGTGGCTGCAGAGCCCACAATCGCCGCCCAATACTACTCTGCACAAACTGAAGCACAAGCACAGGCGCAAGCACAAGCACAAGCACAGGCACAAGCTCAAGCTCAAGCTCAAGCTCAAGCTCAAGCTCAAGCTCAAGCTCAAGCTCAAGCCCAAGCTCAAGCTCAAGCACAAGCACAGCTGCAACCCCAACCTCAGCCACAGCAGCAGCTGTTGACtcagcaacagctgcagcaacacgttCTGACCCAGGCACAGGCCCTGCCACAGCAGCAACTGGTGGTTGCTACATCACCACGCTCAGTCGCTCTCGTTCCTCAGCAGCTGACACCCTCCAGAGCCCACAGTGTGCACGAAGCACGACTGAGGGCCTCGTTGGCCGGTGAGGATCCGAACGCAGCCGTtcagcagctgatagtggcaaCTCCGACGCCTACACAGACACAGTATGAGGGTGCACAAGTGGCACAATTCCTGGCTCTGTCCCAGCGACAGCAGGCtcaggagcaacagcagcagcagctgctacaacagcagcagcagcaacaacaacagctacagcagcagcagcttcaGCAACTGGCTCCCCAGCAGGCTGTCCAACAAGTGGCTATACAACAGTCTCATGCTGGCCTTGCTGAACAGCGCCAGCAGGCTGCTCTGAGGCAAGCTCAGCAGCCACAGATAGTCTACCAGAGTGTCGAAGACCAACAGGCCGTCCTCCAAGCCGCTCGACAGCAGTCGGCCCAGCAACACACCGCTGTACAGCAAGCCGACCGGCAACAGGCGGCACTCCGAGAGGCACAGCAACAAGCTGCGCTGAGAGAGGCACAGCAACAAGCTGCGCTGAGAGAGGCACAGCAACAAGCTGCTCTCAGGGAGGCGCAACAGCAAGCTGCCCTGAGAGAGGCACAGCAGCAAGCTGCTCTGCGAGAGGCTCAGCAACAGGCCGCACTACGAGAGGCTCAGCAACAGGCTGCACAGCAGGAGGCACAGCAGCAGGCAGCACTGCGAGAGGCTCAGCAGCAAGCTGCACTGCGAGAGGCACAGCAGCAGGCGGCTCTCAGGGAGTCCCAGAGGTACAGACCCGTACAGCAGGTGGAACAACAGGCTGTGGTTAGGGAGCCACAGTCCTATCAGGAGTACGAGCAGCAGCAAGACTCCCAGACGCAGATACCCGTGTTGCAGCAAACACGCAGACCGGCACCGGAGCAGTATTTGCGTGAAACGACTCGCCCTCACCAGGCGAGGCGGCCGCAGGCTTTCTCGCGCACTCGTCAGCGCATTACGACTCCCCCTCCGATCCACGACGAGGAAGTGATCAACTCTCTTCTCGGCCAAGCGCCAGAAACTAGGACCATCTATCAGTCCACCGCACGTCCTTCGTACTTCGAACAGACTACTCAACCCTCTCAATCGTCTGTCTTCGAATCGACAGCCTCGGGAAGACAAAGATCTCAACGACCGACAGCTGCACTCGACAACGGACAACCTGCTGAGCCCGAAGGAGGAAACTCTCTACCTGTCGTGCGTCTGCCCACACCTGACGGGCAGCGTCCTCTCACCCACTCCGAGCTCCAGGCTCTTGTTGACGCCGGTTTCAAAGTAGCTCCAGTGGCAGAGAGTgacacccctgctcccaaccccgtGTACTATCAGCCACAGCAGCAGTTAACCTCCACTAAGAGACAAAGGTCGTATGCAACGCCGACACCTCCTGCTCAGTCAGTGGGTCAGGAAAGAAGCAAATCACGCAGGATACAACGGCCACAAAGGCCGCAGAGGCCACACAGCGCTGCTCCGGCTACGAGGCTGCAAGACGAGTATCTCAGTTCCTTCCCTAGCCCGTCCCCTACAGCTGGTAGGCCCGTGTACGAAGACACGAGAACACAGCGTCCTGTCTACCAAGAAATTGTAACCCAGGCTCCAGTTTACCAGGAAAGTCCGACAGCACAACCCACGTACCAAGAGCTTACTACAGTCCGTCCtgtctaccaagaaccgacgacaGCAAGTTCTGCCTATCAGGAGATAGAAACACCTCAGATTATTTTTCAGGAAGATCTGAAAGGACGGCAGATATACCACGACGCTCAGACTCTGCAGCAACAGCGGCCTACCTACAACCCACAGCCCGTAGTGCCGGAAGCTGCCCCAGCACCTGTGCAGTACGTGGCAGCGACGACGGCCGCACCAGCTACAGTGGCGGCCCTGAAAGACCCTTACCAAGCGGTGCAGGAACATCTTCGAGCCCAGCAGCGCACGCAGGCTAGCGCGCCCCGGCGgttccagcagcaacagcaactggtgcagcagcaggaacagcagcaacaccagcagcaacagcagcagaaccgCTACGACCAGCAGCAGTTCTTAGAACAGGACCAAGAACAGCAACAGAGGCCGGAACTGGACTACAG GTTCGCCGAGGTTGCCGCGGCGCCCATAGTGGTCGAAGAGCCAGCGACAGTGGCGCCGCCGCCGGCTACGCGCGGCCGAAGGCCGTACCACGCACGGTCGCGGCTGAGGGCTCGCCAGCAGCATCCCCCGGGTGACGGCTACTCCGGACAGGACTACGACGCCGAAGCCTACTCGGCCGCGCGCAGGGTGCGTGGCCGCCGACCGCTGCCCGCCGACAGGTCCTGA